In one Drosophila albomicans strain 15112-1751.03 chromosome X, ASM965048v2, whole genome shotgun sequence genomic region, the following are encoded:
- the LOC127566385 gene encoding uncharacterized protein LOC127566385 — MQTNLATVKENLSCAPHISTELQLHLQQNSHAEREEEEEEEEEKEVTEAHRIKRIKDPEDKDSEEEDDQNNDTDDDFTNGGFEKLANTTVVEVKAVPEYQESEEEANEETYFDALTFENRELSANGEYSMDESEDEEEETDDGDEDDQESPVDSLKLR; from the exons atgcaaacaaatttggcAACCGTAAAAGAAAACTTGAGCTGCGCGCCACATATCTCAAcagagttgcagttgcatctTCAGCAAAACTCGCATGCTGAGCGcgaagaggaggaagaggaggaagaggagaaggaggtGACAGAGGCG CATAGAATAAAGCGAATAAAAGATCCCGAGGATAAAGATTCTGAAGAGGAGGATGATCAAAATAATGATACTGATGATGATTTTACGAATGGGGGATTTGAGAAACTAGCTAATACCACTGTTGTGGAGGTTAAAGCCGTGCCAGAATACCAAGAGTCCGAAGAGGAAGCCAACGAGGAGACATACTTTGATGCATTAACGTTTGAGAACCGAGAACTGTCGGCAAACGGGGAATATTCCATGGATGAAAGCGAAGACGAGGAAGAGGAAACTGACGATGGTGACGAGGATGATCAAGAGAGTCCCGTAGACTCTCTTAAGTTAAGATGa